A region of Chitinophaga horti DNA encodes the following proteins:
- the panB gene encoding 3-methyl-2-oxobutanoate hydroxymethyltransferase, with the protein MSVNKEIKRVTTHILQKMKMDGERISMLTAYDFSMARIFDDAGMDILLVGDSASNVMAGHETTLPITLDQMIYHAASVVRAIKRSFVVVDLPFGSYQGNSKEALSSAIRIMKETGAHGIKIEGGEEIIESVKRIISSGIPVMGHLGLTPQSIYKFGTYAVRATEEAEAQKLLADAKLLQEAGCFAIVLEKIPALLAKQVAEELRIPIIGIGAGKYVDGQVLVMHDMLGINKEFKPRFLRRYLNLYEQILKASKQYINDVKGRDFPNDNEQY; encoded by the coding sequence ATGTCTGTGAATAAAGAGATTAAGCGTGTCACCACGCATATCCTGCAAAAGATGAAGATGGATGGGGAAAGGATTTCAATGCTAACAGCGTACGACTTTTCCATGGCAAGGATTTTTGATGATGCAGGAATGGACATTTTATTGGTGGGCGACTCCGCCTCCAACGTAATGGCCGGTCACGAAACCACCCTCCCTATTACCCTCGACCAGATGATTTATCACGCTGCCTCGGTAGTGCGGGCGATCAAAAGATCCTTTGTGGTGGTAGATCTTCCCTTCGGTTCTTACCAGGGTAACTCTAAAGAAGCCCTCAGCTCGGCCATCCGCATCATGAAAGAAACAGGTGCGCATGGTATTAAGATCGAAGGTGGCGAAGAGATTATCGAATCCGTTAAACGTATCATATCTTCCGGTATCCCGGTGATGGGGCACCTGGGCCTTACACCGCAATCCATTTATAAATTCGGCACTTACGCCGTTCGCGCTACCGAGGAAGCAGAAGCACAGAAGCTGCTCGCCGATGCTAAACTGCTGCAAGAGGCAGGCTGTTTTGCCATCGTGCTGGAGAAGATCCCCGCCCTGCTGGCCAAACAGGTAGCGGAGGAACTGCGCATCCCGATCATCGGCATCGGCGCCGGTAAGTATGTGGACGGACAAGTGCTTGTAATGCACGACATGCTCGGCATCAACAAAGAGTTTAAACCACGCTTCCTGCGCCGGTACCTGAACCTCTACGAGCAAATCTTAAAAGCTTCCAAACAGTATATCAACGACGTGAAAGGCAGAGACTTTCCGAATGATAACGAACAATACTAA
- a CDS encoding S8 family peptidase, whose protein sequence is MNFFRELAVVSGTVVLAALSTNVMAQGNAVPKNWQLLDYGKDSIYGVSAQKAYSELLKGKKSKPVLVAVIDSGIDTTHEDLKPILWRNPKEIPGNGIDDDGNGYIDDIYGWNFLGAKDGSSVKEDSDEASREYYRLKSKYIDPDSALDKSSKEYAYWERLKAKTQKPPVDKAQYKTMLKIQENLKKSEEILKEYTKADDITLTTLDTIKSTNDDVLMAKSFVTRLFKSMVGDEAVSINDFKGELEEYIQELKKNSEATVKRPVDKRTIIVGDNLNDINDRFYGNNDVMGQFSFHGTHVSGIIGGVRDNGVGMDGVADNVRIMAVKVVPDGDERDKDVALGIRYAVDNGARIINMSFGKGFSPNKEWVDEAIKYAESKGVLLVHAAGNDGANNDEVENYPKDTYNDGTIANNMITVGAMGNGKSAQKVAVFSNYGKKEVDVFAPGVNIYSTVPGGNKYGNASGTSMASPVVAGVAALVLSYYPELSARQLKQILEKSATPIPGASQMVNKPGSGGEEISFAELSASGGMVNVYNALKLAAKTKGENKEPKSKKTKVSPVKKG, encoded by the coding sequence ATGAATTTTTTTAGAGAGTTGGCAGTAGTGTCGGGAACTGTGGTACTGGCTGCATTATCGACAAACGTAATGGCGCAGGGTAATGCGGTACCTAAGAACTGGCAATTGCTGGATTATGGCAAAGACAGTATCTATGGCGTAAGTGCTCAAAAAGCATATTCCGAACTGTTGAAAGGTAAAAAGAGCAAACCCGTACTGGTAGCAGTTATCGACTCCGGTATCGATACTACCCACGAAGACCTCAAGCCTATTTTATGGCGTAATCCCAAAGAGATCCCAGGCAACGGTATTGACGACGATGGCAACGGCTACATCGACGATATCTATGGCTGGAACTTCCTGGGTGCCAAAGACGGCAGCAGCGTAAAGGAAGATAGCGACGAAGCATCCCGCGAGTACTATCGTCTGAAAAGCAAGTACATCGATCCGGATTCTGCCCTGGATAAAAGCTCAAAAGAATATGCTTACTGGGAACGCCTGAAGGCCAAAACCCAAAAGCCGCCTGTCGATAAAGCGCAGTACAAAACCATGCTCAAGATCCAGGAAAACCTGAAGAAGAGCGAAGAGATACTGAAAGAATACACCAAAGCCGACGATATTACGCTTACTACACTTGACACGATCAAGAGCACCAACGACGACGTACTGATGGCAAAAAGTTTTGTGACCAGGCTGTTTAAGAGTATGGTGGGCGACGAAGCCGTTTCTATCAACGACTTCAAAGGCGAACTGGAAGAATACATCCAGGAGCTGAAAAAGAACTCCGAAGCAACGGTTAAACGTCCGGTTGACAAACGTACGATCATCGTAGGCGACAACCTCAACGACATCAACGACCGCTTTTACGGCAACAACGATGTAATGGGCCAGTTCTCCTTCCACGGTACGCACGTTTCCGGCATCATCGGCGGTGTGCGCGACAATGGTGTAGGTATGGACGGTGTAGCCGATAACGTACGCATCATGGCGGTAAAAGTAGTGCCTGATGGCGACGAACGCGATAAAGACGTAGCCCTGGGCATCCGTTACGCGGTAGACAATGGCGCACGTATCATCAACATGAGTTTTGGTAAAGGCTTCTCCCCTAATAAAGAATGGGTGGACGAAGCGATCAAATATGCAGAATCCAAAGGCGTACTGCTCGTACACGCAGCAGGTAACGACGGTGCTAACAACGACGAAGTAGAGAACTATCCGAAAGATACCTACAACGACGGCACCATTGCCAACAACATGATTACTGTTGGTGCGATGGGCAATGGCAAAAGCGCGCAGAAAGTGGCCGTGTTCTCCAACTACGGTAAAAAAGAAGTAGACGTATTCGCTCCCGGCGTAAACATCTACTCTACCGTTCCCGGTGGTAACAAATACGGTAACGCCAGCGGCACCAGCATGGCCTCGCCTGTTGTAGCCGGTGTGGCTGCCCTGGTACTGTCATACTACCCCGAGCTGAGCGCCCGCCAGCTGAAGCAGATCCTCGAGAAGTCTGCTACACCGATCCCCGGCGCATCACAAATGGTAAACAAACCAGGTTCCGGTGGTGAAGAGATCAGCTTTGCTGAACTGAGCGCAAGCGGTGGTATGGTGAACGTGTACAACGCACTGAAACTGGCCGCTAAAACTAAAGGTGAGAACAAAGAGCCGAAGTCCAAAAAGACAAAGGTATCACCAGTTAAGAAAGGATAA
- a CDS encoding DUF1338 domain-containing protein, with protein MSTLDTVLEGLMSRYKARVPDVGGVIGAMIKENVIAHDGEIENDHIAFRTMGVPQLGIQSLEKIFLHYGYTKKDYYLFPEKKLDAYWYAPPEEKYPRIFVSELRVKDLSPRAQEIIHSYTNEVTSDPVDQLDLDDGQAVDHFLHSALWRTPTLSDYRELANESEYAAWVIYNRYYLNHFTVSVHNLKPGYNTVEAFNTFLEKHGFKLNDSGGKIKTSPDGGLSQSSTVARMLTADFANGEQAEIAGSYVEFAERRILPQYRELPANEVRRQHRREGFEANNADKIFESTYAAQTGK; from the coding sequence ATGAGCACACTTGATACAGTCCTGGAAGGTTTGATGAGCCGCTACAAAGCCCGCGTACCCGATGTCGGCGGCGTGATCGGGGCGATGATAAAGGAGAACGTGATAGCACACGACGGAGAGATTGAAAACGACCATATTGCATTCCGCACGATGGGTGTACCGCAGTTGGGCATCCAGTCGCTCGAAAAGATATTCCTGCACTACGGTTACACGAAAAAGGACTACTACCTGTTCCCCGAAAAGAAACTGGATGCGTACTGGTACGCACCGCCTGAAGAAAAATACCCGCGCATCTTCGTGAGCGAACTGAGAGTTAAAGATTTAAGCCCCCGCGCACAGGAGATTATCCATAGTTACACCAACGAGGTAACATCCGACCCGGTCGACCAGCTCGACCTGGACGACGGCCAGGCCGTTGATCACTTCCTGCACAGCGCCCTCTGGCGCACGCCTACCCTGTCCGACTACCGTGAACTGGCAAACGAGAGCGAGTATGCTGCCTGGGTGATCTACAACCGATATTACCTGAACCACTTTACCGTGAGCGTCCATAACCTGAAGCCGGGTTACAACACCGTGGAGGCCTTCAATACCTTCCTCGAGAAGCACGGCTTCAAACTGAACGACTCCGGCGGCAAGATCAAGACCAGTCCGGACGGCGGCCTTTCCCAAAGCTCCACCGTTGCCCGTATGCTCACCGCCGACTTTGCCAATGGCGAACAGGCTGAAATTGCCGGTTCTTACGTGGAGTTTGCTGAAAGAAGAATTTTACCTCAGTACAGGGAACTGCCTGCCAATGAAGTACGCAGGCAACACCGCCGGGAAGGCTTCGAGGCTAATAATGCCGACAAGATCTTTGAAAGCACCTACGCCGCGCAAACCGGCAAATAG
- a CDS encoding Ppx/GppA phosphatase family protein yields MKLAAIDIGSNAARLLISEASPKANGEMDFTKVNLVRVPLRLGMDVFADGSISPKRADHLVDTIKAYKLLLGVYEVKYLKACATSAMRDASNGMEILSRVRHETGIDIHIITGQEEASYIYENHIAEHMDPSKSYLYVDVGGGSTELTYFSGNTLVFKESFNIGTIRLMQKQVTDKQWMEMKEFIRVKVRGNVKAIGSGGNINKIFSLSKRKEGKPLTLDLLKDYYKEFSNFTVQERIHIYNLREDRADVIVPALQIYVNVMRWANIDEIYVPKIGLADGLIHALYNEIVGIVSR; encoded by the coding sequence ATGAAGCTGGCAGCAATAGATATAGGCTCCAATGCCGCGCGACTCCTCATCTCGGAGGCGTCGCCCAAGGCGAACGGGGAAATGGACTTTACAAAAGTTAACCTGGTACGGGTGCCCCTGCGCCTGGGTATGGACGTGTTTGCGGATGGGTCCATCTCGCCCAAGCGGGCCGATCACCTCGTGGACACGATCAAGGCCTATAAATTATTGCTGGGCGTATATGAAGTAAAATACCTGAAAGCCTGCGCCACCTCCGCCATGCGCGACGCATCCAACGGTATGGAGATACTCTCCCGCGTACGGCACGAAACCGGGATCGATATACACATCATCACCGGCCAGGAAGAAGCTTCCTACATCTACGAGAACCACATCGCCGAACATATGGACCCCTCCAAGTCGTACTTATATGTAGACGTGGGCGGCGGCAGTACCGAGCTGACTTACTTCTCCGGCAACACCCTGGTGTTTAAGGAGTCATTCAACATCGGTACCATCCGGCTGATGCAGAAGCAGGTGACCGACAAGCAGTGGATGGAGATGAAAGAGTTCATCCGCGTAAAAGTGCGCGGCAACGTGAAAGCCATCGGTTCGGGCGGCAACATCAACAAGATATTTTCTCTCTCCAAAAGAAAAGAAGGTAAACCACTTACCCTCGATCTGTTAAAGGATTACTATAAGGAGTTTTCGAACTTCACCGTGCAGGAACGGATTCATATTTACAACCTGCGTGAAGACCGCGCCGACGTGATCGTACCTGCTTTGCAGATATACGTGAACGTAATGCGCTGGGCCAACATCGATGAGATCTATGTGCCCAAGATCGGCCTGGCAGATGGATTGATCCATGCGCTGTACAACGAAATCGTGGGCATCGTAAGTCGTTGA
- the amaB gene encoding L-piperidine-6-carboxylate dehydrogenase — translation MLDVLKTFHIGQQHSGVSTGKDWLPGSGGNIATWSPVDGASLTTVTAASREDYDQVMAKAQEAFLYWRTIPAPARGEVVRQIGMALREHKDALGKLVSYEMGKSLQEGWGEVQEMIDICDFAVGLSRQLHGLTMHSERPGHRMYEQWHPLGITGIISAFNFPVAVWSWNSMLALVCGNVCVWKPSEKTPLTAIACQHIIAGVFAANNVPEGVSCLVTGGREVGEWLANDGRVPLVSATGSTRMGKSVGAAVGARLGRALLELGGNNAIIISEHADLDMSLIGAVFGAVGTAGQRCTSTRRLIIHEKVYDAFRDKLVKAYGQLRIGNPLDQNNHVGPLIDQDAVKAYLHSIEQVKAQGGRFIVEGGVLEGAGYESGCYVKPCIAEVKNDYAIVQHETFAPILYIMKYSTTEEAIALQNGVPQGLSSAIMTLNLREAEQFLSAAGSDCGIANVNIGTSGAEIGGAFGGEKETGGGRESGSDAWRAYMRRQTNTINYSAKLPLAQGIKFDL, via the coding sequence ATGCTCGACGTTTTAAAGACATTCCACATCGGCCAGCAGCACAGCGGTGTATCCACCGGTAAAGACTGGCTGCCAGGCTCCGGCGGTAATATTGCTACCTGGTCGCCCGTTGACGGCGCCTCACTTACCACGGTTACCGCTGCTTCCCGCGAAGATTATGACCAGGTAATGGCTAAAGCACAGGAAGCGTTCCTGTATTGGCGTACCATACCCGCCCCGGCGCGTGGGGAAGTGGTGCGGCAGATAGGCATGGCGCTGCGTGAACATAAAGATGCGCTGGGCAAACTGGTGAGTTATGAAATGGGCAAAAGCCTGCAGGAAGGTTGGGGGGAAGTACAGGAAATGATCGACATCTGCGACTTCGCTGTTGGTCTCAGCCGCCAGCTGCATGGTCTGACGATGCACTCCGAACGCCCCGGGCACCGTATGTACGAGCAATGGCACCCGCTGGGAATCACCGGCATTATCAGCGCCTTCAACTTCCCGGTAGCCGTTTGGAGCTGGAACTCCATGCTGGCATTGGTTTGCGGTAACGTATGCGTATGGAAGCCTTCAGAAAAAACACCCCTCACGGCTATCGCCTGTCAACATATCATCGCCGGCGTATTCGCCGCCAACAACGTACCCGAAGGCGTTAGCTGCCTGGTGACCGGTGGCCGCGAAGTCGGCGAATGGTTGGCCAATGACGGTCGTGTGCCGTTGGTGAGCGCCACAGGGTCCACCCGCATGGGTAAAAGTGTAGGCGCGGCAGTGGGAGCCCGCTTAGGCAGGGCCTTGCTGGAGTTAGGCGGTAACAATGCCATCATCATCTCTGAACATGCCGATCTGGACATGTCCCTCATTGGCGCTGTGTTTGGCGCGGTGGGTACGGCCGGACAGCGGTGTACGAGTACCAGGCGGCTCATCATCCACGAAAAAGTATACGATGCCTTCCGCGACAAGCTGGTAAAGGCTTACGGGCAGCTGCGCATCGGCAATCCGCTTGATCAAAACAACCATGTTGGGCCATTGATCGACCAGGATGCCGTGAAAGCCTACCTCCATTCTATTGAACAAGTGAAAGCCCAGGGAGGCCGGTTCATCGTAGAAGGCGGCGTGCTCGAAGGCGCTGGTTATGAAAGCGGTTGTTATGTAAAACCCTGCATTGCTGAAGTAAAGAACGACTACGCCATTGTGCAGCACGAAACCTTTGCACCGATCCTGTACATCATGAAATACAGCACGACCGAAGAAGCGATAGCGCTGCAAAACGGAGTACCACAGGGACTTTCGTCCGCTATCATGACCCTCAACCTGCGTGAAGCGGAGCAGTTCCTGTCTGCTGCCGGCTCCGATTGCGGTATAGCGAATGTAAACATCGGTACCTCCGGCGCAGAAATAGGCGGTGCCTTTGGTGGTGAAAAGGAAACAGGCGGCGGTCGCGAAAGCGGGTCAGACGCCTGGAGGGCGTATATGCGCAGGCAAACGAACACGATCAACTACTCGGCGAAACTGCCTTTAGCACAGGGGATCAAGTTTGATTTGTAA
- a CDS encoding YeeE/YedE family protein has product MEWIKQPWPWYIAGPLIGLIVPALLIAGNKAFGISSALRHICAACIPANISFFKYDWRKESWNLFFVGGITIGAFITITFLSTNEPIDLNPQTIADLKAMGLTSFDELLPEDIFNWVNVGRPVGLVFFVLGGFLVGFGTRYAGGCTSGHAIMGLSTFQWPSLVATCCFMAGGFLVTHLAIPYLLKLL; this is encoded by the coding sequence ATGGAATGGATCAAACAACCCTGGCCCTGGTATATCGCCGGCCCGCTGATCGGGCTCATTGTACCGGCCTTGCTCATTGCGGGCAACAAGGCTTTCGGCATTTCTTCGGCCCTGCGGCACATCTGCGCGGCATGCATCCCCGCCAACATCTCCTTCTTTAAATATGACTGGCGAAAAGAAAGCTGGAACCTGTTTTTCGTAGGCGGCATCACCATCGGCGCGTTCATTACGATAACGTTCCTGAGTACCAACGAGCCGATCGACCTTAACCCACAAACCATTGCGGACTTAAAGGCGATGGGCCTCACCAGCTTCGACGAACTGCTGCCGGAGGATATCTTTAACTGGGTGAATGTAGGCCGACCGGTTGGGCTGGTCTTCTTCGTACTCGGAGGTTTCCTGGTAGGCTTTGGCACGCGCTACGCCGGCGGCTGCACATCCGGCCACGCAATTATGGGACTCAGTACTTTTCAATGGCCTTCACTGGTGGCCACCTGTTGTTTTATGGCCGGCGGCTTCCTCGTCACGCACCTGGCTATTCCTTACCTGTTAAAACTTTTATAA
- the ppk1 gene encoding polyphosphate kinase 1, protein MTAQSNAVTTWPTKDKKHPKKGKESMAAHKKKTIVRDISWLSFNARVLQEAADQTVPLYERIRFLGIFSSNLDEFFRVRVATLKRMSSMGKSAKMHLEENADDILDDIQSTVIHQQQEQNRIWTEIQDQLEQEKIYLRTDKQLNKEQQRFVLNYFNDEVRTNIIPLMIESIPQLPYLRDKSIYLACVLGRTDGSVRQKFALIEISTNVLPRFIILPSKEGEHNIILLEDVVRFALPNLFHYFGFDKFDAHIIKVTRDAELDIDNDFSNNLIHQIEKGIKDRRKGKPVRFVYDKEIDTLLLEYLMRRLGLSKKDNLIPGGRIHNFKDFMDFPTSVFPKAHTRRKGSMHPLFVNAPSVMHVIQKQDVMIHTPYQSFDTIIDLLREAAIDPNVTTIKITSYRLAKNSKIVNALVNAARNGKQVVVVMELRARFDEEANLRWKTRLEEENIKVLIGVPGMKVHAKICVIKKRIGNKTLQVGFVSTGNLNENTARIYGDHYLLTADRAIMADINRIFSFLESPKHDINFLAACKVMPVSPLSMRKTFIKLIDREIKQAKSKKKAEIILKMNSLSDDILINKLYEAAAAGVTIRMVIRGICCAYTENKKWKKDMEAVSIIDEYLEHARVFIFHNCGEPKVYLSSSDWMVRNLDHRVEAAVPVEDPELKKELIDIVNIQLQGNVKARVLDNEQKNEYKRTSGKKVHAQVEIFRYLHEKTYNFDGINN, encoded by the coding sequence ATGACAGCTCAGAGCAATGCTGTGACCACCTGGCCAACCAAAGACAAAAAGCATCCAAAAAAAGGAAAAGAAAGCATGGCCGCGCATAAGAAGAAAACCATCGTAAGAGACATTAGCTGGCTCTCATTTAACGCCCGCGTTTTGCAGGAAGCTGCCGACCAAACGGTGCCCCTGTATGAAAGGATACGCTTCCTCGGTATCTTCTCCAGCAACCTCGATGAATTTTTCCGGGTAAGGGTGGCGACGCTCAAGCGCATGAGCTCCATGGGCAAGTCGGCCAAAATGCACCTCGAAGAAAACGCAGATGATATACTCGACGATATCCAGAGCACGGTGATTCACCAGCAACAGGAACAAAACCGCATCTGGACCGAAATACAGGACCAGCTGGAGCAGGAAAAGATTTACCTGCGAACGGATAAACAGCTGAATAAGGAGCAACAACGCTTCGTACTTAACTATTTTAATGATGAAGTACGTACGAACATCATTCCCCTGATGATCGAAAGCATTCCGCAGCTGCCTTACCTCCGCGACAAATCGATCTACCTCGCTTGTGTATTGGGCCGCACCGACGGCTCCGTACGACAAAAGTTTGCGCTGATCGAGATATCCACGAACGTATTGCCTCGCTTCATCATCCTCCCATCCAAAGAAGGAGAACACAATATTATACTGCTGGAAGATGTGGTGCGGTTCGCGCTGCCTAACCTTTTCCACTACTTCGGCTTCGACAAGTTCGATGCGCATATTATTAAGGTAACGCGGGATGCGGAGCTGGACATTGACAACGACTTCTCCAATAACCTCATCCACCAGATAGAAAAAGGGATTAAAGACCGCCGCAAAGGAAAGCCGGTGCGCTTCGTATACGACAAAGAAATCGACACGCTGCTGCTCGAATACCTGATGCGCCGTCTGGGTCTTTCCAAAAAAGACAACCTGATCCCGGGCGGACGTATCCACAACTTCAAGGATTTCATGGACTTCCCTACGTCGGTGTTCCCGAAGGCGCATACGCGGCGTAAAGGCTCTATGCACCCTTTGTTTGTGAACGCGCCGAGTGTAATGCACGTGATCCAGAAGCAGGATGTAATGATTCACACGCCTTACCAAAGCTTCGATACGATCATCGACCTGTTGCGCGAAGCAGCTATCGATCCGAATGTAACGACGATCAAGATCACCTCTTACCGCCTGGCGAAGAACTCGAAGATCGTGAACGCGCTGGTAAACGCTGCCCGCAACGGTAAGCAGGTAGTGGTGGTGATGGAACTGCGCGCCCGGTTCGACGAGGAAGCGAATCTACGCTGGAAAACCCGTCTCGAAGAAGAAAATATTAAGGTATTGATAGGTGTACCCGGTATGAAGGTGCACGCCAAAATATGTGTGATCAAAAAACGCATCGGCAACAAGACATTGCAGGTGGGGTTCGTCAGCACCGGCAACCTTAATGAGAACACCGCCCGCATTTACGGCGACCATTACCTGCTCACCGCCGACCGCGCAATTATGGCGGACATCAACCGCATCTTCTCTTTCCTGGAAAGTCCGAAACATGACATCAACTTCCTGGCCGCCTGTAAGGTAATGCCCGTTAGTCCGCTCTCAATGCGTAAGACTTTCATCAAACTGATAGACCGCGAAATTAAACAAGCAAAAAGTAAGAAGAAGGCAGAGATCATCCTGAAAATGAACTCCTTGTCCGACGATATCTTAATTAACAAACTATATGAGGCGGCCGCTGCAGGCGTTACCATCCGTATGGTGATACGCGGTATCTGTTGCGCCTACACGGAGAACAAAAAGTGGAAGAAAGACATGGAAGCCGTGAGCATCATCGATGAGTACCTGGAGCATGCCCGCGTATTCATTTTCCATAACTGCGGTGAGCCCAAGGTATACCTCTCCTCCTCCGACTGGATGGTGCGTAACCTCGACCACCGCGTGGAAGCGGCAGTACCCGTGGAAGATCCGGAATTGAAGAAAGAACTGATCGATATTGTGAACATCCAGTTGCAGGGTAATGTGAAGGCGCGTGTGCTGGATAACGAGCAGAAGAATGAGTACAAACGTACGTCTGGCAAGAAGGTACATGCCCAGGTAGAAATTTTCCGCTACCTGCACGAAAAAACGTATAATTTTGATGGCATAAATAATTGA
- a CDS encoding YeeE/YedE family protein gives MKNVKYLVLGALFGLILIKAEVMSWFRIQEMFRLQAFHMYGVIGSAIATGALSVFLIKKFNIKTLSGEPIVIPVKKFTKGNIIGGLLFGFGWAITGACPGPLFAQVGAGFTVVLVTLASAIAGTWVYGLLKEKLPH, from the coding sequence ATGAAGAACGTTAAATACCTGGTCCTCGGCGCTTTGTTCGGTTTGATCCTTATTAAGGCAGAGGTGATGTCATGGTTTCGGATACAGGAGATGTTCCGGCTACAGGCTTTTCATATGTATGGGGTAATCGGCAGCGCGATCGCTACTGGGGCATTGTCTGTGTTCCTGATAAAGAAGTTTAATATCAAAACACTTTCCGGCGAACCGATCGTGATCCCGGTGAAGAAGTTCACGAAGGGAAATATTATCGGCGGACTGCTGTTCGGCTTTGGCTGGGCCATAACCGGCGCCTGCCCCGGACCCTTGTTTGCCCAGGTAGGCGCCGGCTTCACCGTCGTGCTCGTCACCCTGGCCAGTGCCATTGCAGGCACCTGGGTGTACGGACTATTAAAGGAGAAACTGCCGCATTAG
- a CDS encoding metal-dependent hydrolase, with amino-acid sequence MKVTYYGHSCFAVNVGGKDVLFDPFITPNDLAKHINVADVKADYIFVSHAHFDHMNDGINIALRTGAKVVANWEIYNWFGKNGITNAQPMNPGGKWEFDFGKVKCVPAHHSSSFPDGSYGGVASGFVFHTAEGSFYYTGDAALSLEMQLIKRLGKLDFLVAPIGDLLTMGPDDAIELAKWLEVKEVLGVHYDTFGFIQINHEEVKKQFADAGLNLRLLPIGATENF; translated from the coding sequence ATGAAGGTTACTTACTACGGTCACTCCTGCTTTGCCGTGAATGTTGGCGGTAAAGATGTGCTGTTCGACCCGTTTATCACCCCTAACGATCTTGCGAAGCATATCAACGTGGCCGACGTGAAGGCCGATTACATCTTTGTTTCGCATGCCCACTTCGATCACATGAACGATGGCATTAACATCGCGCTTCGTACCGGGGCTAAAGTCGTTGCCAACTGGGAAATTTATAACTGGTTTGGGAAAAACGGCATTACGAACGCCCAGCCGATGAACCCGGGCGGCAAATGGGAGTTTGACTTTGGGAAGGTGAAGTGCGTACCGGCTCATCACTCGAGCAGCTTTCCGGACGGCAGCTATGGCGGTGTGGCCAGCGGGTTTGTGTTCCATACGGCCGAGGGCAGCTTTTACTATACAGGCGACGCGGCCCTGAGCCTGGAAATGCAGTTAATCAAGCGGTTAGGTAAACTTGACTTCCTGGTGGCACCTATCGGCGACCTGCTCACCATGGGGCCGGATGATGCGATTGAGCTGGCGAAGTGGTTAGAGGTAAAAGAGGTGCTCGGCGTGCATTATGACACCTTTGGGTTCATCCAGATCAATCATGAAGAAGTGAAAAAACAGTTTGCCGACGCAGGCCTTAACCTGCGCCTGCTGCCAATCGGGGCGACCGAAAACTTCTAA